Proteins encoded in a region of the Elizabethkingia bruuniana genome:
- a CDS encoding rhodanese-related sulfurtransferase, whose translation MQLYNTLSAEERAQLIDEAGKERLTLSFYAYAKIEDPKKFRDELFIAWNALDALGRIYVATEGINAQMSVPADQFEAFRDTLEVYDFMKGIRLNVAVEQDNHSFLKLTIKVRNKIVADGLNDDTFDVTNKGVHLKAQEFNDMLDDPNTIVVDFRNHYESEVGHFEGAITPDVENFRESLPIINDQLQDFKEDKNLLMYCTGGIRCEKASAYFKHQGFKNVYQLEGGIIEYTRQIKEEGIKSKFIGKNFVFDHRLGERITDDIISQCHQCGKPCDNHTNCANDACHLLFIQCDDCKAAMENCCSTECLETIHLPLEEQVAQRKGLQVGNKVFRKGKSDALKFKHSGDLSTQPLAQATAKPETKDIRQKIKVKKTLIGKAEHYYSKSKIAQFLIENKELSVGDKVLISGPTTGDQEITITQIHVNGGPCETAKVGDQITFELPFRVRLSDKLYKIVQA comes from the coding sequence ATGCAACTGTATAACACATTAAGCGCAGAAGAAAGAGCTCAACTTATTGATGAAGCTGGTAAGGAACGCCTTACATTGTCTTTCTATGCGTATGCCAAAATTGAAGATCCCAAAAAATTTCGCGACGAATTATTTATAGCCTGGAATGCCCTAGATGCACTTGGCCGTATTTATGTGGCGACTGAAGGAATTAATGCTCAGATGAGTGTTCCTGCTGATCAATTTGAGGCTTTTCGTGATACGCTTGAAGTCTATGATTTTATGAAAGGTATTCGCTTGAATGTAGCGGTGGAGCAAGACAATCACTCTTTTTTAAAGTTGACGATAAAAGTCAGAAATAAAATTGTTGCGGATGGTTTAAACGATGATACTTTTGATGTTACTAATAAAGGTGTTCACCTAAAAGCTCAAGAGTTTAATGATATGCTTGATGACCCTAATACTATTGTTGTTGATTTTAGAAATCACTACGAAAGTGAAGTTGGGCATTTTGAAGGAGCGATTACTCCGGATGTGGAAAACTTTAGAGAAAGTTTACCAATTATCAACGATCAATTACAGGATTTTAAAGAAGATAAAAACCTGCTGATGTATTGTACAGGCGGAATCCGTTGTGAAAAAGCCAGTGCTTACTTCAAACATCAAGGTTTTAAAAACGTTTACCAATTGGAAGGCGGAATTATTGAATATACCCGTCAGATAAAGGAAGAAGGAATCAAAAGTAAATTTATTGGTAAAAACTTTGTATTTGACCACCGATTAGGAGAAAGAATTACGGATGATATCATTTCGCAATGTCACCAGTGTGGTAAACCTTGTGATAATCATACGAATTGTGCTAATGATGCTTGTCATCTATTGTTTATCCAATGTGATGATTGTAAAGCAGCAATGGAAAACTGTTGTTCTACAGAATGTCTGGAAACAATCCATTTACCTTTGGAAGAGCAGGTTGCACAAAGAAAAGGCTTACAGGTTGGAAATAAGGTTTTCAGAAAAGGGAAATCTGATGCTTTGAAATTTAAACATTCAGGTGATTTGTCAACACAGCCTTTAGCGCAAGCTACAGCAAAACCTGAAACGAAAGATATTCGTCAGAAAATAAAAGTTAAAAAGACTTTGATTGGAAAAGCTGAACATTATTATTCAAAATCAAAAATTGCACAGTTTTTAATTGAGAATAAAGAACTTTCGGTTGGAGATAAAGTATTGATTTCTGGACCAACAACAGGTGATCAGGAAATTACAATTACTCAGATCCATGTAAATGGAGGTCCTTGTGAAACTGCAAAAGTAGGAGATCAGATCACTTTTGAGCTTCCTTTCAGAGTTCGATTGTCGGACAAACTATACAAAATAGTTCAGGCTTAA
- a CDS encoding trypsin-like peptidase domain-containing protein, whose amino-acid sequence MDFKKIMPLAVVGVLSAATTVGTLHYFDSNHDTNGDFNYFHSSRKDGQFASLNAVALGDDFVKASKTAVPAVVTIKNYQSNAGRNRGMDQDLFDFFFGDPFGGRKQQQPQQQQPPKDMPSGLGSGVIISPDGYIITNNHVVANANKLEVVLSNKKSYTANLIGTDPSTDIALLKIEDKGLPYLNFANSDLAEVGQWVLAIGNPLGLNSTVTAGIISAKGRSIDLLSQQSKTPIESFIQTDAVINRGNSGGALININGDLIGINSAISSSSGYYEGYGFAVPSNLARKVVEDIKKFGIVQRGFLGVSNLDLSDEMLIRQYNQQYKTNIKPGIGMYVINVADNSGALDAGIKKGDIITKIDGQNITNFADLSLAIGSKRPGDVVKVSYQRNGKENTTSVTLKDQDGNTKFRSKADLPVAEKLGADFQPLTERDKVYFGLDSGVGVTNVTDSGLLASIGIGERNIITEINGKPVNSKKDVEKILNNYKGQVNVKYLDDNGRMTSRGFKMP is encoded by the coding sequence ATGGATTTCAAAAAAATTATGCCGTTGGCTGTAGTAGGAGTCCTTTCTGCAGCGACTACTGTAGGCACCCTTCACTACTTTGACAGTAATCATGATACAAATGGAGATTTCAATTATTTCCATTCTTCAAGAAAAGACGGGCAATTTGCCAGCCTGAACGCAGTGGCATTAGGTGATGACTTTGTAAAAGCATCCAAAACTGCAGTTCCTGCCGTTGTCACAATTAAGAACTACCAGAGCAATGCCGGAAGAAACCGTGGAATGGATCAGGATCTGTTCGACTTCTTTTTCGGTGATCCGTTCGGAGGCAGAAAACAACAGCAACCTCAGCAGCAGCAACCGCCAAAGGATATGCCTTCAGGTCTTGGTTCGGGAGTTATTATTTCTCCGGATGGCTATATTATTACCAACAACCACGTTGTAGCCAATGCTAACAAACTGGAAGTTGTACTAAGCAATAAGAAAAGCTACACCGCAAACCTGATAGGAACTGACCCTAGTACAGATATTGCTCTTTTGAAAATTGAAGACAAAGGCCTTCCTTACCTAAATTTTGCTAACTCAGATTTAGCAGAAGTTGGGCAATGGGTATTAGCTATTGGTAATCCTTTAGGTCTTAACTCTACTGTTACTGCCGGGATCATTTCTGCAAAAGGAAGAAGTATAGACTTACTAAGCCAGCAAAGTAAAACTCCGATAGAATCATTCATCCAGACTGATGCTGTAATTAACAGAGGAAATAGTGGTGGTGCATTAATTAATATCAACGGAGATTTAATTGGTATTAACTCTGCAATTTCATCTTCATCAGGTTACTATGAAGGTTATGGATTCGCAGTACCTTCTAATCTTGCCAGAAAAGTTGTAGAAGATATTAAGAAGTTTGGTATTGTACAGAGAGGCTTCTTGGGTGTAAGCAATCTGGATCTTTCTGACGAAATGCTTATCAGACAATATAACCAGCAATACAAAACGAACATAAAACCGGGAATTGGTATGTATGTTATTAATGTTGCTGACAATAGCGGTGCATTGGATGCGGGAATCAAGAAAGGTGATATCATCACTAAAATAGACGGACAAAACATTACAAACTTTGCAGATCTTTCTCTTGCTATCGGTAGTAAAAGACCTGGAGATGTTGTAAAAGTAAGCTACCAAAGAAATGGTAAGGAAAATACTACATCTGTAACCTTAAAAGATCAGGATGGAAATACTAAATTCCGCAGCAAAGCTGATTTACCTGTAGCTGAAAAGCTTGGGGCAGATTTCCAGCCTTTAACTGAACGTGACAAAGTATACTTTGGCTTAGACAGTGGTGTAGGTGTTACAAATGTTACCGACAGTGGTTTATTAGCTTCAATTGGTATCGGTGAAAGAAACATTATCACCGAGATCAATGGTAAACCTGTAAATTCTAAAAAAGATGTTGAGAAAATCCTGAACAACTATAAAGGTCAGGTGAATGTAAAATATCTTGATGATAATGGCAGAATGACCAGCAGAGGTTTCAAAATGCCTTAA
- a CDS encoding TrmH family RNA methyltransferase — protein MQIESIQNDKIKKLTRLMSKNNERRKSGVFIVEGVQENERAIQFGYTPTEFFICNDIFQGTIPSAVINNVSAKVYEAIAYRGTSEGIIGVYQEKQKSLEHFTPKPNSGIILLESVEKPGNLGAVLRSCEAFGIDAIIITDPKTDFYNPNVIRSSVGCLFGMNFFQTDNESAMDFFKQYNYQIITTFMDDNTKQIQNADFNKKTVACFGTEHSGLSDFWKDKGNNYLIPMTGSIDSLNLSNAVAITCYEFLRQKI, from the coding sequence ATGCAAATAGAAAGTATACAGAACGATAAAATAAAAAAATTAACCAGACTGATGTCCAAAAACAATGAACGCCGTAAAAGTGGTGTTTTCATTGTAGAAGGTGTTCAGGAAAATGAAAGAGCTATTCAGTTTGGCTATACTCCTACAGAATTCTTTATCTGCAATGATATATTCCAAGGAACCATCCCCTCTGCCGTAATTAATAATGTTTCTGCAAAGGTTTATGAAGCAATTGCATACAGAGGGACTTCAGAAGGCATTATTGGAGTTTATCAGGAAAAACAAAAATCATTAGAACACTTTACTCCAAAACCTAATTCCGGAATTATCCTTCTGGAAAGTGTAGAAAAACCTGGCAATCTTGGTGCTGTACTTAGAAGTTGTGAAGCTTTTGGAATAGACGCTATCATTATTACTGATCCCAAAACTGATTTCTACAATCCAAACGTAATACGCTCCAGTGTTGGCTGTCTGTTCGGAATGAACTTCTTCCAGACAGATAATGAGTCAGCAATGGATTTCTTTAAACAGTACAATTATCAGATCATCACAACATTTATGGATGACAATACCAAACAGATTCAAAATGCAGATTTTAATAAGAAGACAGTTGCCTGCTTTGGTACAGAACATTCCGGATTAAGTGATTTTTGGAAAGATAAAGGCAACAATTACCTGATCCCGATGACGGGTAGTATAGACTCTCTTAACCTGAGTAATGCTGTAGCAATTACATGTTATGAGTTCCTGAGACAAAAGATATAA
- a CDS encoding 5-formyltetrahydrofolate cyclo-ligase: MFSSLKSELRKKYLKERKAMSPEDVAFLSGKIFSQYLLQFNVPENQSIHIFLPISAKNEINTHLWIDYFWKNNINVFIPKMVGDEIISIAYRSDTELALNSWGIWEPVSNIAENVEFDQVITPLLYADKQGNRIGYGKGFYDRFFSSVKNPVLKIGINYFAPDELIQDVDRFDIKLDYLVLPDRILSFLGGPLNSTK; the protein is encoded by the coding sequence ATGTTTAGTTCATTAAAATCAGAACTTAGAAAAAAATATTTAAAAGAAAGAAAAGCAATGTCTCCTGAGGACGTTGCTTTTTTGTCTGGAAAGATATTTAGTCAGTATCTTTTACAATTTAATGTTCCTGAAAACCAGAGTATTCATATCTTCCTGCCCATCTCTGCTAAAAATGAAATTAATACCCATCTTTGGATTGACTATTTCTGGAAGAACAACATCAATGTCTTTATTCCCAAGATGGTAGGAGATGAGATTATCTCAATAGCTTATAGATCAGATACAGAACTTGCACTAAATTCATGGGGAATATGGGAACCTGTTTCAAATATTGCTGAAAATGTTGAATTCGATCAGGTTATCACACCATTGCTCTATGCCGATAAACAAGGTAATAGAATAGGCTATGGTAAAGGTTTCTATGACAGATTTTTCAGTTCTGTCAAAAATCCGGTATTGAAAATTGGGATCAACTATTTTGCTCCTGATGAATTAATTCAGGATGTAGATCGGTTTGATATAAAGCTGGATTATTTAGTCTTACCAGACAGAATACTGTCTTTCTTAGGCGGACCTTTAAACTCCACGAAATAG